The Actinomycetes bacterium genome has a segment encoding these proteins:
- a CDS encoding 6-carboxytetrahydropterin synthase, giving the protein MTHEVGLSRQVRAFHVMPGMDGPEGELHDHDYRIDVVVEREWLDERAMVCDLDVLEAALADVLGRVEGKDLEVIRPDDAEAVTVEVFARWVHETLTEPIRAAGGETLAVRVWESPVAFGGYRASISL; this is encoded by the coding sequence TGGGGTTGAGCAGGCAGGTCCGTGCGTTCCACGTCATGCCAGGCATGGACGGTCCCGAGGGGGAGCTGCACGACCATGACTACCGCATCGACGTGGTGGTCGAGCGGGAATGGCTCGACGAGCGGGCGATGGTGTGCGACCTGGACGTGCTCGAGGCCGCGCTCGCCGACGTGCTCGGCCGCGTCGAAGGCAAGGACCTGGAGGTGATCCGGCCCGACGACGCCGAGGCGGTCACCGTGGAAGTCTTCGCCCGCTGGGTCCACGAGACGCTTACCGAGCCGATCCGTGCGGCCGGCGGGGAGACACTCGCGGTCCGGGTGTGGGAGTCGCCGGTAGCGTTTGGCGGCTACCGGGCCAGCATCTCGCTGTAG